One part of the Dyadobacter sp. 676 genome encodes these proteins:
- a CDS encoding TssN family type VI secretion system protein, giving the protein MLFGELFFIFLNDYNDRNPGSPVEYLSPDGVPYGWLFYKKQPWYKRRVYVDPDLTFQANHIVDNETIVAVRA; this is encoded by the coding sequence ATGCTCTTCGGAGAGCTGTTTTTTATCTTCCTGAACGACTACAACGACCGCAATCCGGGAAGTCCTGTCGAATACCTCTCGCCCGACGGCGTTCCTTACGGATGGTTGTTTTACAAAAAACAGCCCTGGTATAAGCGCCGCGTTTACGTGGATCCCGACCTTACATTTCAGGCCAACCACATCGTCGATAATGAGACGATCGTGGCGGTGCGTGCGTAG
- the lhgO gene encoding L-2-hydroxyglutarate oxidase, which yields MYDITIIGGGIVGLATALRIKEQKPSLKVLLLEKENEVAKHQTGHNSGVIHSGLYYKPGSLKATNCIRGYRMLIDFCEKEGVAYDLCGKIVVATTEEQRPLLRNLFERGNQNGLTENRMISEAEMKEIEPHVKGLEGIWVPYTGIIDYKTVCEKYAENFRKLDGEVRFREKVTDVKNRNTHSEVVTATGNVFETKLVVNCAGLYSDKVAQLTQPEHINVRIIPFRGEYYKIRPEKHYLVRNLIYPVPDPNFPFLGVHFTRMIEGGVEAGPNAVFAFKREGYKKLDVNVTEMLESLSWPGFQKVAMKYWRTGLGEYYRSFSKAAFTRALQGLIPEIQSDDLIPGGSGVRAQACDHDGGLLDDFSIIENKTAINVCNAPSPAATSSLSIGQTVSEKVLSRF from the coding sequence ATGTACGACATTACCATTATAGGCGGCGGCATTGTAGGCCTCGCAACAGCCCTCCGGATCAAGGAGCAGAAACCCTCATTAAAAGTGCTTCTGCTCGAAAAGGAAAACGAAGTAGCCAAACATCAGACCGGCCATAACAGCGGCGTAATCCATTCGGGATTGTATTACAAACCGGGCAGCCTGAAAGCGACAAACTGTATCCGTGGCTACCGGATGCTCATCGATTTCTGCGAGAAGGAAGGTGTTGCTTATGATTTGTGTGGGAAAATAGTGGTAGCAACTACCGAAGAGCAGCGGCCACTGCTCCGAAACCTTTTCGAGCGCGGAAATCAGAACGGGTTAACTGAAAACCGTATGATTTCGGAAGCTGAAATGAAGGAAATCGAACCGCATGTGAAGGGCCTCGAAGGTATCTGGGTGCCTTATACCGGCATTATCGATTACAAAACGGTGTGTGAAAAATATGCCGAAAATTTCCGGAAGCTGGATGGAGAAGTGCGTTTCCGCGAAAAAGTGACAGACGTAAAGAACAGAAACACCCATTCGGAAGTGGTAACAGCCACCGGAAACGTATTTGAAACAAAACTGGTCGTCAATTGCGCCGGATTGTATTCCGACAAAGTGGCACAATTGACGCAACCGGAGCATATCAATGTTCGCATTATTCCTTTCCGGGGCGAATACTATAAAATCCGGCCGGAGAAGCATTATCTCGTCAGAAACCTCATTTACCCCGTACCTGATCCCAACTTCCCGTTCCTTGGCGTGCATTTCACACGTATGATCGAGGGAGGCGTCGAAGCAGGGCCGAACGCCGTGTTTGCATTCAAAAGAGAAGGTTACAAAAAGCTGGACGTCAATGTGACGGAAATGCTCGAATCGCTCTCCTGGCCTGGATTTCAGAAGGTCGCCATGAAGTACTGGCGCACCGGCCTGGGCGAATATTACCGCTCATTCTCCAAGGCCGCATTTACCAGGGCTTTACAAGGCCTGATCCCCGAAATTCAAAGCGACGACCTCATACCGGGAGGCTCGGGTGTACGCGCGCAGGCATGTGACCACGACGGAGGTTTGCTGGACGATTTTTCGATTATCGAAAACAAAACGGCTATTAACGTTTGCAACGCGCCTTCTCCCGCGGCGACGTCGTCGCTATCCATCGGGCAGACGGTCTCGGAAAAAGTTTTGTCGAGATTTTAG
- a CDS encoding type VI secretion system baseplate subunit TssF → MPETMTYSKENISRRLIRRCAELWGFDDTDHFDPLVRLLVEACSVEFEKVGQEIRQTELRLMTRLAEILSPETHNSPQPATAIVQARPHEPTGWIGPENQLTGKRINARKGETTEVHFAPAGHYPLVNATIAQYVTPLALYSIEKGLKTQVAKTLPQPEGEQHIWLGLEIDPGITSWKGFRFFFDWAGDPAEYQYRVFLPATGWQENGKTLPVLTGLQDSAVDDSILIYNDSFVRIDSPDTWEKGRLKAEPYPGAFEGMFDARTLQMMKKPLTWLRITWPATFPPAGFEQMNVALNAFPARNQQLNKITYRLQTGLNGIALPTGDAFMGIQTIVDQKNQVYVPSGRNLYTEEEDTRRSSNQDTPRIYTLRRQGIGRFDKRDARAVLYQLLELLRDEVTAFNAIGEDFLASILREIAQNMARIEQKLGAKKAGETTAQPFLVIRGDKNPEVLFISYWSTPGEQGNGIPVGTRLQSYSASGIGGADIVTLTRSAGGKARPEETDYVDQLRKNIVTRNRLVTLEDMRAFCTAELGNRLRHVQVKPHFMPSKMPGQGFIRCLQIGLTPAASARESNDWARECEILQLKVSRLSTGMYPIQVVTLP, encoded by the coding sequence ATGCCCGAAACGATGACTTACAGCAAGGAAAACATCTCGCGCAGGCTCATCAGGCGTTGCGCCGAGCTCTGGGGCTTCGACGACACCGACCATTTCGATCCGCTTGTGCGGTTGCTGGTGGAGGCATGCTCGGTGGAATTTGAAAAGGTTGGCCAGGAAATCCGGCAAACCGAACTCCGGCTCATGACGCGCCTCGCCGAAATCCTTTCCCCCGAGACCCATAACAGCCCCCAACCCGCCACAGCGATCGTGCAGGCGCGCCCTCACGAACCAACCGGCTGGATCGGCCCCGAAAACCAGCTGACCGGCAAGCGTATCAATGCCAGAAAAGGTGAAACCACCGAGGTGCATTTCGCCCCCGCCGGCCACTACCCGCTGGTGAATGCGACCATTGCGCAATATGTGACGCCGCTGGCCCTCTATTCCATTGAAAAGGGCTTAAAAACACAGGTTGCCAAAACGCTGCCACAGCCGGAGGGCGAACAGCACATCTGGCTGGGACTCGAAATCGATCCGGGCATCACTTCCTGGAAGGGTTTCCGTTTCTTTTTCGATTGGGCGGGCGACCCGGCCGAATACCAGTACCGCGTTTTCCTGCCCGCCACCGGCTGGCAGGAAAACGGCAAAACGCTGCCGGTTCTGACAGGCTTGCAGGACAGTGCCGTGGATGATTCCATTCTGATATATAACGACAGCTTCGTCCGCATCGACAGTCCCGATACATGGGAAAAGGGTAGACTAAAAGCCGAGCCGTATCCCGGCGCGTTCGAAGGCATGTTCGATGCCCGTACATTGCAGATGATGAAAAAGCCGCTCACCTGGCTCCGGATAACATGGCCGGCTACGTTTCCCCCAGCCGGATTCGAGCAAATGAATGTCGCGCTCAATGCATTCCCTGCCCGAAACCAACAGCTGAACAAAATTACATACCGCCTGCAAACCGGCCTGAATGGCATTGCATTACCCACGGGCGACGCGTTTATGGGTATTCAGACTATAGTCGATCAAAAGAACCAGGTTTACGTCCCTTCCGGAAGAAACCTTTATACCGAAGAGGAAGATACACGACGCTCATCGAACCAGGACACGCCGCGTATTTACACGCTTCGCAGGCAAGGCATCGGCCGGTTCGACAAACGCGACGCCCGTGCCGTGTTGTACCAATTGCTGGAGCTTCTCCGCGACGAAGTTACCGCATTCAATGCGATCGGGGAGGATTTTCTGGCGTCCATTCTTCGCGAAATCGCGCAGAATATGGCGCGTATCGAACAAAAATTAGGTGCTAAAAAAGCCGGCGAAACCACCGCACAGCCGTTTCTGGTAATCCGGGGCGATAAGAACCCCGAGGTGCTTTTTATTTCGTATTGGAGCACGCCAGGCGAGCAAGGCAATGGCATTCCGGTCGGTACGCGTCTGCAATCCTATTCGGCCTCGGGCATTGGTGGTGCCGATATCGTAACGCTCACCCGGTCGGCGGGCGGGAAAGCCAGGCCGGAAGAAACGGATTACGTCGACCAGCTCAGAAAGAACATCGTGACGCGCAACCGGCTCGTGACGCTGGAAGATATGCGCGCATTTTGTACGGCCGAGCTGGGCAACAGGCTCCGGCATGTGCAGGTGAAACCGCATTTTATGCCAAGCAAAATGCCCGGGCAGGGCTTCATTCGCTGTTTGCAAATCGGCCTCACGCCTGCGGCCTCCGCCCGCGAAAGCAACGACTGGGCCCGTGAATGCGAAATACTGCAATTGAAAGTAAGCCGCCTCTCCACCGGCATGTACCCGATCCAGGTAGTCACACTCCCCTGA
- a CDS encoding GPW/gp25 family protein, whose protein sequence is MEDQNYSLPLSLDRIVAGLPHPKCPDREAIHQHLYLLMVTHFDENRFDSRYGCALWDHDFSVLSQIKWKDLIRESLEDAVNTYEPRLTNARIRVEMEEFEVLTKTNNYVRKRVGIEIKATIRRTNEPFMFFERIFISPLSIE, encoded by the coding sequence ATGGAAGATCAAAACTATTCGCTACCTCTCTCGCTCGACCGGATCGTAGCCGGCCTGCCGCACCCGAAATGTCCCGACAGAGAGGCGATCCATCAGCATTTGTACCTTTTAATGGTGACCCATTTCGATGAAAACCGCTTCGACAGTCGCTATGGCTGTGCGCTCTGGGACCATGATTTTTCGGTTTTATCCCAAATCAAATGGAAGGACCTCATCCGGGAGTCACTCGAAGACGCTGTAAATACTTATGAACCCCGGCTCACGAATGCCAGGATCAGGGTTGAAATGGAGGAATTCGAGGTGCTGACAAAAACCAATAACTATGTTCGCAAGCGTGTGGGCATCGAGATCAAAGCCACGATCCGACGAACCAACGAGCCGTTTATGTTTTTCGAACGCATTTTCATATCCCCTTTATCCATAGAATGA
- the secDF gene encoding protein translocase subunit SecDF: MTNKNGIIALTIVIALISVYYLSFTFVSRSIKSKAVAYATDAKGEVDMTKKQHYIDSLWREDVYLGHTLQEVMERELNLGLDLQGGMHVVLEVAPADILKGMAGGNARSAAFQNALKKAGEDKAASNSSFINRFVKAYKEAAPNTSLASVFATSANRGKINSNSSDADVIKMLNTEIDGSIDRAFQITQARIDKFGVTNPNIQRLPGQNRVLVELPGVDNPERVRRLLSGAAKLEFAEVYLTNELASGLDGLGKYLTRQAEIEKAAAKPASATATSADTTKKPATGGLAAQLEQKSDSTKTDSAALAAQSAALTSLFVPMPQGLGVYLKDTARASEILSRPEVRSLFPADLVFMWDRKGTEAGGNQMILPLYFIKKTNGEAAMEGDVIVDATHDYDDRGRPEVTMRMNGEGARKWRSLTARNIGRPVAIIIDNLVYTAPTVQGEIPNGNSSITGSFTVEETKDMANVLKAGKLPAPTHIVEEAVVGSSLGAEAINDGLWSSAVGLLIVLVFMVAYYNQAGWIADIALLINLFFLLGVMASLGAVLTLSGIAGIVLSIGMAVDANVLIYESIKAELASGKAFAQSIRDGFKHSLTAIIDSNVTTLLTGIILYTFGTGLVLGFATTLVLGLLTSLFSAIFITRLLLEQKIKNGKTFAFSTALTKNWFQDNHFDFVSQRRRFYIISGIIIAIGIGSFIFKGFGLGIDFKGGRSYVVRFENNVDADALRTNMDEVLGSTTEVKTFGGQDQVKITTPYLIDDTTPEADQKAEAKVLEATRKIANNPAKIVSSNKVGPTMAKDTLWSAVYAVLLALAANFVYILIRFKRVAFSYGAVMSLAHDVVIILAIFSLFNGWLPWSLDIDQAFIGAILTMIGYSMNDTVVIYDRIRDYLADEKSRGQNLSTVINNALNSTLSRTAVTGISVILVLIVLMIFGGAVIRGFTFCMLLGVIVGTYSSLFVAAPIVVDLLQRSKKNEPAPAVAADATVAATKKVKA, translated from the coding sequence ATGACCAACAAGAACGGGATAATCGCGTTGACGATCGTCATCGCCCTTATTAGCGTCTATTATCTCTCTTTCACTTTCGTGTCGCGCAGCATCAAGAGCAAAGCGGTTGCCTATGCGACGGACGCGAAGGGCGAGGTGGATATGACCAAGAAACAGCATTACATCGACTCCCTGTGGCGCGAGGATGTGTACCTGGGCCATACTTTGCAGGAAGTAATGGAGCGTGAACTGAACCTTGGCCTCGACCTCCAGGGCGGTATGCACGTGGTATTGGAAGTAGCTCCTGCCGATATTCTGAAAGGAATGGCCGGCGGCAACGCACGTAGCGCAGCATTCCAGAACGCATTGAAAAAAGCAGGTGAAGACAAAGCCGCCAGCAACAGCTCGTTCATCAACCGTTTTGTGAAGGCCTATAAAGAGGCTGCACCGAATACCAGCCTGGCCTCGGTATTCGCTACCAGCGCCAACCGCGGTAAAATCAACAGCAACTCGTCGGATGCCGATGTGATCAAAATGCTGAATACCGAGATCGACGGTTCCATCGACCGTGCATTCCAGATCACGCAGGCGCGTATCGACAAGTTCGGTGTGACCAACCCGAATATCCAGCGCCTGCCGGGCCAGAACCGCGTATTGGTGGAGCTTCCCGGTGTGGATAACCCCGAACGCGTTCGCCGCCTGCTTTCGGGTGCCGCAAAACTGGAATTCGCGGAAGTATACCTGACCAATGAACTGGCGTCGGGTCTCGACGGCCTGGGTAAATACCTGACCCGCCAGGCTGAAATCGAGAAAGCGGCTGCCAAACCCGCCTCGGCAACAGCCACTTCGGCCGACACAACCAAAAAGCCGGCCACCGGCGGCCTGGCTGCGCAATTGGAGCAAAAATCCGACTCTACCAAAACCGACTCCGCCGCATTGGCTGCACAGAGCGCCGCATTAACGAGCCTTTTTGTACCAATGCCGCAAGGCCTCGGCGTGTACCTGAAAGACACCGCACGTGCGAGCGAAATCCTGAGCCGCCCCGAAGTACGTTCGCTTTTCCCTGCCGATCTGGTATTTATGTGGGACCGCAAAGGCACCGAAGCCGGCGGCAACCAGATGATCCTGCCGTTATATTTCATTAAGAAAACCAATGGGGAAGCGGCAATGGAAGGCGACGTGATTGTCGACGCAACCCACGACTATGACGACCGCGGCCGTCCGGAAGTAACGATGCGTATGAACGGCGAAGGCGCCCGCAAATGGCGTTCACTCACAGCGCGCAACATCGGGCGCCCGGTTGCGATTATCATCGATAACCTCGTTTACACCGCGCCGACCGTGCAAGGCGAAATCCCTAACGGTAACTCGTCGATCACCGGTAGCTTTACGGTGGAAGAGACCAAGGATATGGCTAACGTATTGAAAGCTGGTAAATTACCAGCTCCGACACATATTGTGGAAGAAGCCGTGGTAGGTTCTTCACTCGGTGCAGAGGCGATCAACGACGGCCTGTGGTCGTCGGCGGTAGGTCTTCTGATTGTGCTCGTATTTATGGTGGCTTATTACAACCAGGCGGGCTGGATCGCCGATATCGCGCTTTTGATCAACCTGTTCTTCCTGTTGGGTGTAATGGCTTCGCTCGGGGCTGTGTTGACGCTCTCGGGTATCGCGGGTATCGTGCTTTCGATCGGTATGGCCGTGGATGCCAACGTACTGATCTATGAAAGTATCAAGGCGGAACTAGCGAGCGGAAAAGCATTTGCACAATCGATCCGCGACGGTTTCAAGCATTCTTTGACGGCGATCATCGACTCCAACGTAACGACCCTTCTGACAGGTATCATCCTTTATACATTCGGTACAGGTCTGGTGTTGGGTTTTGCAACTACGCTCGTATTGGGTCTTCTCACCTCCCTGTTCAGCGCAATCTTCATTACCCGGCTGCTGCTCGAACAAAAGATCAAAAACGGTAAAACTTTCGCATTCTCGACAGCCCTGACCAAAAACTGGTTCCAGGACAACCATTTCGACTTCGTATCGCAACGCCGCCGTTTCTACATCATTTCGGGTATCATCATCGCGATCGGTATCGGCTCGTTCATCTTCAAAGGTTTTGGGCTAGGTATCGACTTTAAAGGTGGCCGCTCTTATGTAGTGCGTTTTGAAAACAATGTGGATGCGGATGCGCTTCGCACCAATATGGACGAGGTACTTGGCTCGACTACCGAAGTAAAAACATTCGGAGGCCAGGATCAGGTGAAAATCACGACTCCTTACCTCATCGACGATACAACTCCGGAAGCGGACCAGAAAGCGGAAGCGAAAGTTCTGGAAGCAACCAGGAAAATCGCCAACAATCCCGCGAAAATCGTAAGCTCGAACAAAGTAGGTCCTACAATGGCGAAAGACACGCTTTGGAGCGCGGTTTACGCGGTATTGCTTGCATTGGCGGCTAACTTCGTGTACATCCTCATCCGTTTCAAACGCGTAGCATTCTCGTACGGCGCGGTGATGTCGCTCGCGCACGACGTTGTGATCATTCTGGCGATCTTCTCGTTGTTCAACGGCTGGCTGCCATGGTCACTGGATATCGACCAGGCGTTCATCGGTGCAATCCTGACGATGATCGGTTATTCGATGAACGACACCGTCGTAATCTACGACCGTATCCGCGATTACCTGGCCGACGAAAAATCGCGTGGGCAAAACCTTTCGACCGTTATCAACAACGCTTTGAACAGTACTTTGAGCCGTACTGCGGTAACCGGTATTTCGGTAATCCTGGTGTTGATCGTCCTGATGATCTTTGGTGGAGCTGTTATCCGCGGGTTTACCTTCTGTATGCTCCTCGGAGTAATTGTGGGTACGTACTCTTCACTCTTCGTAGCGGCACCTATCGTGGTTGACCTGCTGCAACGTTCGAAGAAGAACGAGCCTGCTCCGGCGGTAGCGGCAGACGCGACGGTGGCGGCGACAAAAAAAGTTAAGGCTTAA
- a CDS encoding type VI secretion system baseplate subunit TssG, with protein MDSPADLKAEFIASSWLENGVPAEQVLFRPLGDFRRRCHRDVEDTQELEIGNFKGRVIESNRSGIYDHLPEQLFHLPSSTNLHSLKKKVDEIRLQREKEQKARLFFLPIEQEFFLHRVSLARLEQCAWELAAGSTLLGELKAFWQAPAALDESVFVQLLPILPLISENRGNPGKASEILSLALRLPVEIRQVFGLKYRFESSAGVGDAALGKDTSLGGDLDAYLPQIRIDIEVADPADLDKYLHDKDFDTLVTWLLGWILPAEYDFAVSLKLPPERSALTLASGDGYPVPLGYATLAAG; from the coding sequence ATGGACTCACCTGCCGACCTCAAAGCTGAATTTATTGCAAGTTCCTGGCTCGAAAACGGCGTTCCCGCCGAACAGGTTCTCTTCCGCCCGCTCGGCGATTTCAGGCGGCGCTGCCACCGCGATGTGGAAGACACGCAGGAGCTGGAAATAGGGAATTTCAAAGGCCGGGTAATCGAATCCAACCGCAGCGGGATTTACGATCATTTACCCGAACAGCTTTTTCACCTTCCCTCGTCGACCAACCTGCATTCATTGAAAAAGAAAGTCGATGAAATCCGGTTACAACGTGAAAAAGAGCAGAAGGCACGGTTGTTTTTCCTGCCGATCGAGCAGGAGTTTTTTCTCCACCGCGTGAGTCTCGCCCGTCTGGAACAATGTGCCTGGGAACTCGCGGCCGGTTCCACATTACTTGGCGAACTGAAAGCGTTCTGGCAGGCTCCCGCTGCACTGGACGAGTCAGTGTTCGTGCAGCTTCTGCCAATCCTGCCCCTTATTTCCGAAAATCGCGGCAATCCCGGCAAAGCGTCGGAAATCCTTTCTCTCGCATTGCGGCTGCCTGTCGAAATCCGGCAGGTTTTCGGGCTAAAATATCGATTTGAATCCAGTGCGGGCGTTGGTGATGCTGCGCTGGGTAAGGATACTTCCCTGGGCGGCGACCTGGACGCTTATTTACCGCAAATCCGGATCGATATCGAAGTCGCGGACCCTGCCGATCTCGATAAATACCTCCATGACAAGGATTTCGACACACTGGTAACCTGGCTGCTCGGCTGGATCCTTCCGGCAGAGTACGATTTCGCCGTTTCGCTGAAACTGCCTCCTGAAAGGTCGGCATTGACGTTAGCCTCAGGCGATGGCTACCCGGTGCCCCTGGGCTATGCGACGCTGGCAGCCGGCTAA
- a CDS encoding amino acid permease, with product MASQLWIKKPLEKLLQESTGEGNQLKRTLGPGSLVALGIGAIIGAGLFSITGGAAANQAGPAITISFIVAALGCAFAGLCYAEFASMIPVAGSAYTYSYATMGEFIAWIIGWDLVLEYAVGAATVSISWSRYLVKFCEGFDVHLPAALTVGPWDGGVINLPAIFIVILMSLLLMKGTQESALVNGIIVGLKVAVVLIFIVLGWKYINESNYVPYIPDNTGKFGEYGFSGIIRAAAIVFFAYIGFDAVSTAAQEAKNPKKDMPIGILGSLVICTILYILFAHVMTGVTNYTAFKGQDGIAPVAVAIESMGTPDASGAIHPDYPWLNRAIIVAILAGYASVILVMLLGQSRVFFSMSKDGLLPRVFSAVHPKFQTPVKNNTMFLVFVSLFAAFVPARVVGEMTSIGTLFAFILVCIGIIVMRKQMPDAPRAFKTPLVPLVPILGIFTCFFMMAFLPLDTWIRLFVWMIIGFDVYLWYGIKNSFLSNKLPAAIVAGGKTVGLVGIVLAVLLAVVAYFHHVQTDGADTGIYYFSMVFAVIHLVTFGMTQTRKA from the coding sequence ATGGCAAGTCAACTCTGGATTAAAAAACCACTTGAAAAACTATTACAGGAATCTACCGGAGAAGGAAACCAGCTGAAACGCACGCTGGGCCCGGGAAGCCTGGTGGCACTGGGAATCGGTGCGATCATTGGCGCGGGCCTTTTTTCGATTACCGGCGGAGCGGCTGCCAACCAGGCAGGGCCTGCGATCACCATCTCCTTTATCGTAGCGGCATTGGGCTGTGCGTTTGCCGGTCTTTGCTATGCCGAATTCGCATCCATGATCCCAGTCGCGGGTAGTGCTTATACCTATTCTTACGCTACCATGGGCGAGTTTATCGCCTGGATTATAGGCTGGGACCTTGTACTGGAATATGCGGTAGGTGCCGCCACGGTAAGTATCAGCTGGAGCCGGTATCTGGTCAAGTTTTGCGAGGGGTTTGACGTGCATTTACCGGCGGCCCTTACGGTGGGGCCCTGGGATGGAGGCGTGATCAACCTCCCTGCTATTTTTATCGTCATCCTGATGAGCTTGCTGCTAATGAAAGGGACCCAGGAAAGTGCATTGGTGAACGGCATTATCGTAGGCTTGAAAGTGGCCGTTGTCCTCATCTTCATCGTCCTGGGCTGGAAATACATCAACGAATCAAACTACGTACCTTATATCCCCGACAATACGGGCAAATTCGGCGAATACGGATTCAGCGGGATCATCCGGGCCGCCGCCATCGTGTTCTTCGCCTACATTGGTTTCGACGCCGTGAGTACCGCAGCGCAGGAAGCTAAAAACCCCAAGAAAGACATGCCTATCGGTATCCTGGGCTCATTGGTGATTTGTACAATCCTGTACATTCTCTTTGCACATGTGATGACCGGTGTTACCAATTATACTGCATTCAAAGGCCAGGACGGTATCGCGCCGGTTGCGGTGGCGATCGAATCCATGGGCACGCCCGACGCATCCGGAGCAATCCATCCCGATTATCCCTGGTTGAACCGCGCGATCATCGTCGCAATTCTGGCAGGTTACGCCTCCGTAATCCTGGTAATGCTTTTGGGCCAGAGCCGTGTGTTTTTCAGTATGAGTAAAGACGGGCTGTTGCCACGCGTGTTCTCCGCAGTACACCCCAAATTTCAGACGCCCGTCAAGAACAACACCATGTTCCTGGTGTTCGTAAGCCTTTTCGCGGCGTTTGTGCCCGCGCGTGTAGTGGGTGAAATGACCAGTATCGGCACATTGTTCGCGTTTATCCTCGTTTGTATCGGTATCATCGTTATGCGCAAGCAAATGCCGGACGCGCCGCGTGCATTCAAAACACCGCTAGTGCCGCTGGTACCGATCCTCGGTATTTTCACCTGTTTCTTCATGATGGCATTCCTGCCGCTCGATACCTGGATCCGTCTGTTCGTGTGGATGATCATCGGTTTCGATGTGTATTTGTGGTATGGCATCAAAAACAGTTTCCTTTCGAACAAACTGCCGGCTGCGATTGTCGCTGGCGGCAAAACGGTAGGATTGGTAGGGATTGTACTCGCCGTGCTCCTTGCGGTGGTAGCCTATTTCCACCACGTACAAACCGACGGGGCAGATACGGGGATCTATTACTTCTCGATGGTCTTCGCGGTCATTCACCTCGTAACTTTCGGTATGACGCAAACCCGAAAAGCGTAA
- the tssD gene encoding type VI secretion system tube protein TssD, which produces MPASSFDAYFTWDGGPSGDGIAVISCSYALSQSTDDKGRVSSKVYGGTVFIQVDSSNASDSKSLWEWMVDPDGKKSSAKITFKNVDEEQTQKELELADVYCVQYSESFVETGSMPMTTSLTLSAREIKLFGTPHTNRW; this is translated from the coding sequence ATGCCAGCTTCAAGTTTTGACGCTTATTTCACCTGGGATGGCGGCCCGTCCGGCGACGGCATTGCCGTGATCTCGTGCAGCTACGCTTTGTCCCAATCCACTGACGATAAAGGACGCGTGTCTTCCAAAGTGTACGGAGGAACCGTTTTCATACAGGTCGATTCCTCCAATGCCAGCGACAGCAAGAGCCTGTGGGAATGGATGGTGGACCCGGACGGTAAGAAATCGTCGGCGAAGATCACGTTCAAAAATGTGGACGAGGAGCAAACCCAGAAGGAGCTCGAACTGGCCGATGTGTATTGCGTGCAGTACAGCGAAAGTTTTGTGGAAACGGGTTCAATGCCAATGACGACGAGCCTGACGCTCTCGGCTCGGGAAATCAAGCTTTTTGGCACCCCGCACACCAACCGGTGGTAA